One stretch of Siphonobacter curvatus DNA includes these proteins:
- a CDS encoding GNAT family N-acetyltransferase, which translates to MIETSRLRLLACDLTLWEAVLAGNNVLSQVIGANVPRRWTENMDAFPEFYQQVKKDPSLEKWGAHLIIYRPENLLIGSCGYKGQPSDQGEVEIGYEIKISHRDRGLATEAANALVDYAFTFPEVRTIVAHTVDEENPSTKVLSKVGFQKKTQVLHPEEGLLWRWELTR; encoded by the coding sequence ATGATCGAAACGTCCCGTCTTCGTCTACTAGCTTGTGATCTAACGCTTTGGGAAGCCGTATTGGCTGGTAATAATGTACTTAGCCAAGTGATTGGAGCCAATGTACCGCGTCGCTGGACTGAGAATATGGATGCTTTTCCGGAATTCTATCAGCAGGTCAAGAAAGATCCTTCGCTTGAAAAATGGGGAGCACATTTGATCATTTATCGTCCGGAGAACCTGCTGATTGGCAGTTGCGGGTACAAGGGGCAACCCAGCGATCAGGGCGAAGTAGAAATCGGGTATGAAATTAAAATTAGTCATCGGGACCGTGGATTAGCTACCGAAGCCGCCAATGCCCTGGTCGATTACGCCTTTACCTTTCCGGAAGTACGTACCATTGTCGCTCATACGGTTGATGAAGAAAACCCGTCGACCAAAGTCTTAAGCAAAGTAGGTTTCCAGAAGAAAACCCAGGTACTCCACCCCGAAGAGGGCTTGCTTTGGCGGTGGGAACTGACTCGCTAG